AGTGAGTCCGGAAAGGCTATTGCCCGATGGGCTTTGCACCATCCTGCTGTCTTCTGTGGTGGCATTATCTGTTGCTGCGGCATTGCCTGAAGTGACTACACTTTTCGTCTGCCCGTTTTCCGGAGCGATAACTGTTTCCTTTGTATCTTTTTCAGGTGATTCAGCCTTGTTTCCTAAAAGGGAGTATGCCAGTACAATTGCAATAATTACCGCAAGTGAAACTATTGTAGTTCTCAGCCACGGGAATTTAGACGGTTTCTTTATATTCCCTAATTGTGATGAGATCGAATCCCAGCCGCCATCGGGGGCCGGCTTTTGCAGGCCGTCCAGCTTCTCCCTGAATGCTTTCCCTATATCTTTCTTATTTTCCATTGTTTACATTATAGTTAGGGTGCGGCTGCTTGTTGTTATTTTTTCTTTTAATATTGCTTTGGCCCGGTGCAGGTTGGATTTAGATGTGCTCTCACTGATGTCCAGCATTTCTGCGATCTCTTTATGCGAATAATCGTCCAGCTCATATAGCGAGAACACTAGCCTGTACTTGTCCGGCAATTGCTGCACCAGGGAGAGGATATAATCCAGTGGCAGGTCCATTTCGGCATCGGTAACCTCCGTTTCTCCGGCATAATCATCTTTTACGGGAACCATCTGGCTGCTTTTTTTATAGCTGTCTATCGCCTTGTTGATGGTAATGCGCTTCATCCACCCTTCAAACGACCCCAGCCCTTTGTATTTGCCAATGGTTGTAAATATCTCAATAAAGGCATTGTGCAGGTTGTCCTCGGCCTCGGCCTCATTCCTGCAATATTTCAGGCACAGCACAAAAAGCATATCCTTATACATGCGGTACAGCTCTCCCTGTGCCCCGGCATGGTATTTAATACAGCCTTTTATGATATTGTCTATGTTCAAGCTGGTCGGTTTGTTTATTGGTCATTTAAGGATTATTACAGGCCTTTTATCTATAGTCCTCCGTTTTGCAAAAAGGTTGCGCGGCAATATAAATTTTTTTCGGGCAATTCCCTTTG
Above is a genomic segment from Flavobacterium album containing:
- a CDS encoding RNA polymerase sigma factor, which produces MNIDNIIKGCIKYHAGAQGELYRMYKDMLFVLCLKYCRNEAEAEDNLHNAFIEIFTTIGKYKGLGSFEGWMKRITINKAIDSYKKSSQMVPVKDDYAGETEVTDAEMDLPLDYILSLVQQLPDKYRLVFSLYELDDYSHKEIAEMLDISESTSKSNLHRAKAILKEKITTSSRTLTIM